The following proteins come from a genomic window of Kwoniella bestiolae CBS 10118 chromosome 3, complete sequence:
- a CDS encoding 60S ribosomal protein uL15, with product MPTRFSNTRKHRGHVSAGHGRVGKHRKHPGGRGLAGGQHHHRTNFDKYHPGYFGKVGMRHYHLLKNHYYKPTINLDKLISLPEAKVDAPSGTVPVIDLVHLGKFKLLGKGRVNQPFIVKTRFVSKLAEEKIKEAGGVVKLVA from the exons ATGCCTACCCGATTCTCCAACACCCGAAAGCACAGAGGTCACGTCTCAGCCGGTCACGGTCGTGTAGGAAAACACAGGAAGCATCCAGGTGGTAGAGGTCTTGCTGGTGGTCAACACCACCACAGAACTAACTTCGACAAG TACCACCCTGGTTACTTCGGTAAAGTTGGTATGAGACActaccatctcctcaaaAACCACTACTACAAGCCCACAATCAACCTCGACAAA ctcatctccctccccgaAGCCAAGGTTGATGCTCCTTCCGGTACCGTCCCAGTGATTGACCTTGTCCACCTTGGTAAATTCAAGCTC CTCGGTAAAGGACGAGTCAACCAACCCTTCATCGTCAAGACCCGATTCGTTTCCAAGTTGgccgaagagaagatcaaggaagCTGGAGGTGTTGTCAAGCTCGTTGCTTAA